The following proteins are co-located in the Acinetobacter sp. NCu2D-2 genome:
- a CDS encoding DNA/RNA non-specific endonuclease, producing the protein MPKHKSQYKTDSGFLSGNFIKVVLAIIAISSFGLAFYYDQVSTTLVKLYPIGDKKCLEQFYKNVPPYLNKESLQRDTYPLCFNGFNLMYSGVSKTPLWVAERLTVQRLSQNVPREVNFHEEERIPLDYRSKLSDYRGSGYIRWRLAPNADMPNKTAQFDSFSLANIAPVANLEVLTKIEYLIRGIAIKKNQDVYVVTGPVFATKKLKTIGRGVIVPTATYKAIYMPKTGVAGVYYAENTLKNTVPKVQVISVCALEDLTGINIFPQLEEDQKRNTYSLPLSPNDLASDKEIEYSYWDAESQCATDISEKDISMLQKKFSFE; encoded by the coding sequence GTCAATATAAAACTGACTCTGGTTTTTTATCTGGAAATTTTATTAAAGTAGTTTTAGCAATTATAGCAATCAGTAGTTTTGGATTAGCTTTCTATTATGATCAGGTATCAACAACTTTGGTTAAGCTCTATCCAATAGGGGATAAAAAATGCTTAGAACAGTTTTACAAAAATGTTCCACCCTATTTAAATAAAGAGAGTTTGCAGAGAGATACTTATCCATTATGTTTTAATGGTTTTAATCTGATGTACTCAGGAGTATCAAAAACTCCACTTTGGGTAGCTGAGCGTTTAACTGTTCAACGATTAAGTCAAAATGTGCCTAGAGAAGTTAATTTTCATGAAGAGGAAAGGATTCCTCTTGATTATCGTTCTAAGCTTTCAGACTATCGTGGTTCTGGATATATTCGTTGGCGTTTAGCTCCAAATGCAGATATGCCAAATAAAACTGCTCAATTTGACAGTTTTTCATTGGCGAATATAGCACCAGTTGCAAATTTAGAAGTACTAACAAAAATAGAATATTTAATACGGGGTATTGCGATTAAGAAGAATCAAGATGTATATGTGGTTACTGGACCAGTATTTGCTACGAAAAAACTTAAAACGATAGGTAGGGGGGTCATTGTTCCAACAGCAACCTATAAAGCCATATATATGCCAAAAACAGGGGTTGCAGGTGTGTACTATGCCGAAAATACCCTGAAAAATACTGTTCCAAAAGTGCAGGTGATCAGTGTATGTGCGTTGGAAGATCTCACTGGAATTAATATTTTTCCTCAGTTAGAGGAAGATCAAAAAAGAAATACATATAGTCTTCCTTTAAGCCCAAATGACTTAGCATCAGATAAAGAAATTGAATATTCTTATTGGGATGCCGAAAGTCAATGTGCAACTGATATTTCAGAAAAAGATATAAGCATGCTTCAGAAGAAGTTTAGCTTTGAATAA